A window of the Arachis duranensis cultivar V14167 chromosome 5, aradu.V14167.gnm2.J7QH, whole genome shotgun sequence genome harbors these coding sequences:
- the LOC107490856 gene encoding putative F-box protein At4g22660: protein MDEINRWADIDEDLLKEISKRFHAYDDYLQLRLVCKEWSLKLPKIPNGNKIPWLLLPDETVKNHSYEDEEIYHLMQLAAADDETLDTCVLEEKDIYHIMLPEMQSDNKFIRGSGHGWLIVQSISDGTMQMLNPFTNRSLDLPPVSTLPDIIDYKPDNHGDEYTLWDFRDIRVTADRDSVHRFEVYKVIINSSPEHDIENFMAVVIFGPNQRLAFYKPGNMRWVEFPTRDKRFEDVIFFQEKIYAINNYGQLYEFDTKIRAGLKGGIHETRPPSEIPVGPHEPKCLIGCANGSLLMLVRYLRHPFLRRIRRDFETYKFDIYELKRNRKEWSTLDNLGNYILVIGFNSSVQIPVPFLSKGNQIWFTDNQTAMQSSFYDPVFQDIGIFDLDHGNFQRVLLEVKFFCPPVWLLP from the coding sequence ATGGACGAGATTAATCGATGGGCAGACATTGACGAAGATTTGTTGAAAGAAATTTCAAAACGGTTCCATGCCTACGATGATTACCTCCAGCTTCGATTGGTTTGCAAAGAGTGGAGCTTGAAACTTCCAAAGATTCCCAATGGAAACAAAATTCCGTGGTTATTGTTACCTGACGAAACTGTCAAGAATCATTCCTATGAAGACGAGGAGATTTATCATCTCATGCAATTAGCTGCTGCAGATGATGAAACTCTTGATACTTGCGTCCTTGAAGAGAAAGATATTTACCATATCATGCTGCCAGAGATGCAGTCGGACAACAAGTTCATCCGCGGTTCTGGTCATGGATGGTTGATTGTCCAATCCATATCTGATGGCACTATGCAAATGTTAAATCCATTTACAAATCGTAGTTTGGATCTTCCTCCAGTCTCAACTTTACCCGATATAATTGATTACAAGCCTGATAATCATGGGGATGAATACACACTGTGGGATTTTCGTGACATTAGGGTCACCGCGGATAGAGATAGCGTGCATAGATTCGAAGTTTATAAGGTTATTATAAACTCATCTCCTGAGCATGACATTGAAAATTTTATGGCGGTGGTGATATTCGGACCTAACCAGAGGCTGGCCTTTTACAAGCCTGGCAATATGAGATGGGTAGAATTTCCAACCAGAGATAAGAGGTTTGAGGACGTAATATTTTTCCAAGAAAAGATATATGCCATAAACAATTACGGGCAGCTATATGAATTTGATACAAAGATAAGAGCAGGGCTTAAGGGAGGAATCCATGAAACCAGACCTCCATCCGAAATTCCCGTAGGCCCTCACGAGCCTAAATGTCTTATTGGGTGCGCCAATGGAAGCTTATTGATGTTGGTAAGATATCTTCGCCATCCCTTCTTGAGGAGAATACGCAGGGATTTTGAAACTTACAAATTCGATATCTATGAGttaaaaagaaacagaaaagagtgGTCAACATTAGATAATTTAGGTAACTATATACTAGTGATTGGCTTTAATTCTTCTGTTCAAATTCCTGTGCCTTTTCTAAGCAAAGGAAACCAGATTTGGTTTACAGATAACCAAACAGCGATGCAATCATCATTTTACGATCCTGTTTTTCAAGATATCGGCATCTTCGACTTGGACCATGGAAATTTCCAGAGAGTATTGTTAGAAGTGAAGTTCTTTTGTCCTCCTGTTTGGTTGTTACCCTAA
- the LOC107491142 gene encoding tripeptidyl-peptidase 2 isoform X1, whose translation MPCSSIITPQHNDDDDASSDFKLNESTFLASLMPKKEIAVDRFLQDHPNYDGRGVLIAIFDSGVDPAAAGLQVTSDGKPKILDVIDCSGSGDVDTSKVVKADADGCISGASGASLIINTSWKNPSGEWHIGYKFVYELFTEELTSRLKKERKKKWDEKNQEEIAKAVKQLQDFDQQHIKVEDAQLKRAREDLQNRLDLLKRQSESYDDKGPVVDAVVWHDGEVWRVALDTQSLEDDPDCGKLSNFVPLTNYRIERKYGVFSKLDACTFVVNVYNNGNVLSIVTDCSSHATHVAGIASAFHPKEPLLNGVAPGAQLISCKIGDSRLGSMETGTGLIRALIAAVEHKCDLINMSYGEPTLLPDYGRFVDLVNEVVNKHRLIFVSSAGNSGPGLSTVGAPGGTSSSIIGIGAYVSPEMAAGAHCLVEPPSEGLEYTWSSRGPTADGDLGVCVSAPGGAVAPVPTWTLQRRMLMNGTSMASPSACGGTALLISAMKAEGISVSPYTVRRALENTAVPIGDLPEDKLSTGQGLMQVDKAFEYIKKCQNFPCVRYQINIQQSGKTYPSSRGIYLREASVCRQSTEWIVQVDAKFHEDASNFEDLVPFEECIELRSTEPAVVKVPDYLLLIHNGRTFNVVVDPSNLGDGLHYYEVYGIDCKAPWRGPLFRIPITITKPHAVTSQPPRVSFSKMIFQPGHIERRYIEVPHGASWVEATMKTSGFDTARKFYVDAVQICPLQRPLSWEKVVSFPSPVTKTFAFKVVSGQTLELVISQFWSSGIGSDETAIVDFEVVFHGIKVNKEEVTLDGSEGPVRIDAETLLASEELTPTAALNKIRVPYRPVDSKISALSTDRDKLPSGKQILALILTYKIKLEDGAEVKPHIPLLNGRIYDNKFESQFYVISDLNKRVYSTGDVYPSSSKLPKGEYNLQLYLRHDNVQILEKIRNLELFIEQNLEDKEIIQLSFFSQPDGPVIGNGSFKSSFLFPGIKEGFYLGPPPKDKLPKNSTQGSVLLGAISYGKLSFSEGENKNPEKHPASYQLSYVVPPNKIEEDKGKGSSKSSKKTVSERLTEEVREAKIHVLGSLKQETDEERSQWEELAASLKSEYPKYTPLLAKILEGLVSRTDVKDKIDHDEKVIDAANEVIDSIDREELAKFFALKNDPEDEAEDIRKKMQTTRDQLAEALYQKGLALAEIESLKLADLTTWCILSKEGDTEGAKKDEDTSGDQSTHDPDLFEENFRELKKWVDVKSPKYGILLVTREKRAQRLGTALKALLDLIQDDPEPAKKKFYELKLSLVEEIGWTHWATYEREWMLVRFPPTLPLF comes from the exons ATGCCTTGTTCTTCAATAATCACTCCTCAACataacgatgatgatgatgcttcCTCCGATTTCAAGCTGAACGAGTCAACCTTCTTGGCCTCACTCATGCCTAAGAAGGAGATTGCCGTCGATCGATTCCTCCAAGATCACCCTAACTACGATGGCCGCGGTGTTCTCATCGCCATCTTCG ATTCTGGCGTAGACCCGGCCGCTGCTGGATTGCAGGTTACCTCAGATGGGAAACCCAAAATTCTTGATGTCATTGATTG TTCTGGCAGTGGAGATGTTGATACCTCAAAGGTGGTGAAGGCTGATGCTGATGGTTGTATTTCCGGTGCATCAG GGGCATCTTTGATCATCAATACTTCATGGAAAAATCCTTCTGGTGAATGGCATATTGGTTACAAATTTGTTTATGAGCTTTTTACAGAAGAATTGACTTCTCGTTTGAAG aaagaaagaaagaaaaagtgggACGAGAAAAACCAGGAGGAAATTGCTAAGGCTGTAAAACAGCTTCAAGATTTTGATCAG CAACATATCAAGGTGGAGGATGCACAACTTAAAAGGGCTCGTGAAGATCTCCAGAATAGGCTTGATCTTCTGAAAAGGCAATCTGAG AGCTACGATGATAAAGGACCTGTTGTAGATGCTGTTGTATGGCATGATGGAGAGGTCTGGAGGGTTGCTCTTGACACACAGAGTCTTGAGGATGATCCAGACTGTGGGAAGCTTTCTAATTTTGTACCCTTAACTAATTATAG GATTGAGAGGAAGTATGGTGTCTTCAGCAAATTGGATGCTTGTACATTTGTTGTTAACGTCTATAACAATGGAAATGTGTTAAGTATTGTAACAGACTGCTCATCCCATGCCACCCATGTAGCTGGTATTGCTTCTGCTTTCCACCCAAAG GAGCCCTTGTTAAATGGAGTTGCACCTGGCGCACAATTAATATCTTGTAAAATTGGGGATTCTCGCTTAGGTTCAATGGAAACTGGCACAGGTTTGATTCGAGCATTGATAGCTGCTGTTGAG CACAAGTGTGATCTTATCAACATGAGTTATGGTGAACCAACATTACTGCCTGATTATGGACGCTTTGTTGACCTTGTGAATGAA GTGGTGAACAAGCATCGTTTGATATTTGTGAGCAGTGCTGGTAATAGTGGGCCAGGTCTGAGCACTGTTGGTGCACCTGGTGGTACATCTTCAAGTATCATAGGTATTGGTGCATATGTTTCTCCTGAAATGGCTGCAGGTGCCCATTGTCTTGTCGAACCTCCATCTGAGGGGCTTGAATACACTTG GTCTAGCCGAGGGCCAACAGCTGATGGAGACCTTGGGGTGTGTGTGAGCGCCCCTGGTGGTGCTGTTGCTCCTGTTCCTACTTGGACTCTTCAACGACGTATGCTCATGAATGGGACATCAATGGCATCTCCGTCAGCTTGTGGAGGAACTGCATTGCTCATAAGTGCAATGAAG GCTGAGGGAATTTCTGTGAGTCCATATACCGTTAGGAGAGCCCTTGAGAACACAGCTGTTCCCATAGGTGATCTACCTGAGGATAAGTTATCCACTGGACAAGGCCTTATGCAAGTTGACAA GGCTTTTGAATATATAAAGAAGTGTCAAAACTTTCCGTGTGTTAGATATCAAATAAATATCCAGCAAAGTGGAAAAACAT ATCCTTCATCACGCGGCATCTATCTTCGGGAGGCTAGTGTTTGCCGACAATCTACAGAG TGGATAGTTCAAGTtgatgcaaaatttcatgaaGATGCCAGCAACTTTGAGGATTTGGTTCCATTTGAGGAGTGTATTGAATTGCGTTCTACTGAACCAGCAGTTGTGAAGGTCCCTGACTATTTGCTGCTCATTCATAATGGCCGTACCTTCAA TGTAGTTGTTGATCCTTCCAATCTAGGTGATGGTCTTCATTATTATGAGGTCTATGGTATTGACTGCAAAGCACCATGGCGTGGTCCTCTTTTTAGAATACCAATTACCATAACCAAGCCCCATGCTGTAACTAGTCAGCCTCCAAGAGTTTCATTTTCGAAGATGATATTCCAGCCAG GCCATATTGAAAGAAGATACATAGAAGTGCCGCACGGTGCTTCTTGGGTTGAAGCAACAATGAAAACTTCTGGTTTTGATACGGCTCGAAAATTTTATGTGGACGCTGTTCAG ATATGCCCACTTCAAAGACCTCTGTCATGGGAAAAAGTGGTATCCTTTCCTTCTCCTGTCACCAAAACCTTTGCCTTTAAGGTTGTAAGCGGTCAAACATTGGAACTAGTCATTTCTCAATTTTGGTCAAGTGGGATAGGGAGTGATGAGACTGCCATTGTGGATTTCGAG GTTGTATTTCACGGTATAAAAGTCAACAAAGAAGAAGTCACACTTGATGGTAGTGAAGGACCAGTAAGAATTGATGCTGAAACATTATTGGCATCGGAGGAACTTACACCAACAGCAGCTTTAAATAAG ATTAGGGTTCCATATCGACCAGTGGATTCTAAGATTAGTGCACTTTCAACAGACCGTGACAAACTCCCCTCTGGAAAGCAGATACTGGCACTGATTTTGAC CTACAAGATCAAATTGGAAGATGGAGCTGAAGTAAAACCTCATATACCATTGCTCAATGGCCGGATATATGATAATAAATTTGAGTCACAATTTTATGTCATTTCTGATTTGAACAAG CGTGTATATTCAACTGGTGATGTCTATCCAAGCTCTTCAAAGCTTCCCAAGGGAGAATACAATTTACAGCTATATTTGAG GCATGACAATGTGCAAATTCTGGAAAAGATAAGGAATTTGGAGTTATTCATTGAGCAAAATTTGGAAGACAAG GAAATCATTCAGCTATCCTTTTTCTCTCAACCTGATGGCCCAGTGATTGGAAATGGCTCCTTTAAATCGTCATTCTTATTTCCAGG TATAAAAGAAGGATTTTATCTGGGTCCACCACCGAAAGATAAGCTTCCCAAG AATTCTACACAAGGTTCTGTATTGTTAGGGGCAATTTCGTATGGGAAACTGTCATTTTCTGAGGGGGAGAATAAAAATCCAGAAAAGCACCCTGCATCATATCAACTATCTTACGTAGTGCCCCCGAATAAG attgaagaagacaagGGAAAAGGTTCTTCCAAATCTTCCAAGAAGACTGTTTCTGAACGTTTGACAGAAGAG GTAAGAGAGGCAAAAATACATGTGCTAGGAAGCCTTAAGCAAGAAACTGATGAAGAGCGCTCACAGTGGGAAGAGCTAGCTGCCTCTCTTAAA TCAGAATATCCAAAATACACTCCACTGCTTGCAAAGATTTTGGAAGGTTTGGTTTCTAGGACTGATGTCAAGGACAAAATTGATCATGATGAAAAG GTGATTGATGCAGCAAATGAGGTGATTGACAGTATAGACAGGGAAGAATTAGCAAAATTTTTTGCACTGAAAAATGATCCAGAAGATGAAGCAGAG GATATCAGGAAAAAGATGCAAACAACCCGTGACCAGTTAGCAGAGGCATTGTATCAGAAGGGGCTTGCGCTGGCAGAAATAGAGTCTTTAAAG ttggCAGACTTGACGACTTGGTGTATATTGTCAAAGGAGGGAGATACAGAAGGTGCAAAGAAAGACGAGGACACGAGTGGTGACCAATCTACACATGATCCAGACTTGTTTGAAGAGAATttcagagaattgaagaaatggGTTGATGTCAAGTCCCCAAAATATGGAATCCTGTTAGTAACGCGCGAGAAGCGTGCTCAAAGGCTTGGTACAGCATTGAAG GCACTCTTGGACCTAATTCAAGATGATCCAGAGCCTGCTAAGAAGAAATTCTATGAACTGAAGCTGTCTTTGGTTGAAGAGATTGGATGGACACATTGGGCAACATATGAAAGAGAATGGATGCTTGTCCGTTTCCCTCCAACCTTGCCCCTCTTCTAA
- the LOC107491142 gene encoding tripeptidyl-peptidase 2 isoform X2 translates to MPCSSIITPQHNDDDDASSDFKLNESTFLASLMPKKEIAVDRFLQDHPNYDGRGVLIAIFDSGVDPAAAGLQVTSDGKPKILDVIDCSGSGDVDTSKVVKADADGCISGASGASLIINTSWKNPSGEWHIGYKFVYELFTEELTSRLKKERKKKWDEKNQEEIAKAVKQLQDFDQQHIKVEDAQLKRAREDLQNRLDLLKRQSESYDDKGPVVDAVVWHDGEVWRVALDTQSLEDDPDCGKLSNFVPLTNYRIERKYGVFSKLDACTFVVNVYNNGNVLSIVTDCSSHATHVAGIASAFHPKEPLLNGVAPGAQLISCKIGDSRLGSMETGTGLIRALIAAVEHKCDLINMSYGEPTLLPDYGRFVDLVNEVVNKHRLIFVSSAGNSGPGLSTVGAPGGTSSSIIGIGAYVSPEMAAGAHCLVEPPSEGLEYTWSSRGPTADGDLGVCVSAPGGAVAPVPTWTLQRRMLMNGTSMASPSACGGTALLISAMKAEGISVSPYTVRRALENTAVPIGDLPEDKLSTGQGLMQVDKAFEYIKKCQNFPCVRYQINIQQSGKTYPSSRGIYLREASVCRQSTEWIVQVDAKFHEDASNFEDLVPFEECIELRSTEPAVVKVPDYLLLIHNGRTFNVVVDPSNLGDGLHYYEVYGIDCKAPWRGPLFRIPITITKPHAVTSQPPRVSFSKMIFQPGHIERRYIEVPHGASWVEATMKTSGFDTARKFYVDAVQICPLQRPLSWEKVVSFPSPVTKTFAFKVVSGQTLELVISQFWSSGIGSDETAIVDFEVVFHGIKVNKEEVTLDGSEGPVRIDAETLLASEELTPTAALNKIRVPYRPVDSKISALSTDRDKLPSGKQILALILTYKIKLEDGAEVKPHIPLLNGRIYDNKFESQFYVISDLNKRVYSTGDVYPSSSKLPKGEYNLQLYLRHDNVQILEKIRNLELFIEQNLEDKEIIQLSFFSQPDGPVIGNGSFKSSFLFPGIKEGFYLGPPPKDKLPKNSTQGSVLLGAISYGKLSFSEGENKNPEKHPASYQLSYVVPPNKIEEDKGKGSSKSSKKTVSERLTEEVREAKIHVLGSLKQETDEERSQWEELAASLKSEYPKYTPLLAKILEGLVSRTDVKDKIDHDEKVIDAANEVIDSIDREELAKFFALKNDPEDEAEDIRKKMQTTRDQLAEALYQKGLALAEIESLKEGDTEGAKKDEDTSGDQSTHDPDLFEENFRELKKWVDVKSPKYGILLVTREKRAQRLGTALKALLDLIQDDPEPAKKKFYELKLSLVEEIGWTHWATYEREWMLVRFPPTLPLF, encoded by the exons ATGCCTTGTTCTTCAATAATCACTCCTCAACataacgatgatgatgatgcttcCTCCGATTTCAAGCTGAACGAGTCAACCTTCTTGGCCTCACTCATGCCTAAGAAGGAGATTGCCGTCGATCGATTCCTCCAAGATCACCCTAACTACGATGGCCGCGGTGTTCTCATCGCCATCTTCG ATTCTGGCGTAGACCCGGCCGCTGCTGGATTGCAGGTTACCTCAGATGGGAAACCCAAAATTCTTGATGTCATTGATTG TTCTGGCAGTGGAGATGTTGATACCTCAAAGGTGGTGAAGGCTGATGCTGATGGTTGTATTTCCGGTGCATCAG GGGCATCTTTGATCATCAATACTTCATGGAAAAATCCTTCTGGTGAATGGCATATTGGTTACAAATTTGTTTATGAGCTTTTTACAGAAGAATTGACTTCTCGTTTGAAG aaagaaagaaagaaaaagtgggACGAGAAAAACCAGGAGGAAATTGCTAAGGCTGTAAAACAGCTTCAAGATTTTGATCAG CAACATATCAAGGTGGAGGATGCACAACTTAAAAGGGCTCGTGAAGATCTCCAGAATAGGCTTGATCTTCTGAAAAGGCAATCTGAG AGCTACGATGATAAAGGACCTGTTGTAGATGCTGTTGTATGGCATGATGGAGAGGTCTGGAGGGTTGCTCTTGACACACAGAGTCTTGAGGATGATCCAGACTGTGGGAAGCTTTCTAATTTTGTACCCTTAACTAATTATAG GATTGAGAGGAAGTATGGTGTCTTCAGCAAATTGGATGCTTGTACATTTGTTGTTAACGTCTATAACAATGGAAATGTGTTAAGTATTGTAACAGACTGCTCATCCCATGCCACCCATGTAGCTGGTATTGCTTCTGCTTTCCACCCAAAG GAGCCCTTGTTAAATGGAGTTGCACCTGGCGCACAATTAATATCTTGTAAAATTGGGGATTCTCGCTTAGGTTCAATGGAAACTGGCACAGGTTTGATTCGAGCATTGATAGCTGCTGTTGAG CACAAGTGTGATCTTATCAACATGAGTTATGGTGAACCAACATTACTGCCTGATTATGGACGCTTTGTTGACCTTGTGAATGAA GTGGTGAACAAGCATCGTTTGATATTTGTGAGCAGTGCTGGTAATAGTGGGCCAGGTCTGAGCACTGTTGGTGCACCTGGTGGTACATCTTCAAGTATCATAGGTATTGGTGCATATGTTTCTCCTGAAATGGCTGCAGGTGCCCATTGTCTTGTCGAACCTCCATCTGAGGGGCTTGAATACACTTG GTCTAGCCGAGGGCCAACAGCTGATGGAGACCTTGGGGTGTGTGTGAGCGCCCCTGGTGGTGCTGTTGCTCCTGTTCCTACTTGGACTCTTCAACGACGTATGCTCATGAATGGGACATCAATGGCATCTCCGTCAGCTTGTGGAGGAACTGCATTGCTCATAAGTGCAATGAAG GCTGAGGGAATTTCTGTGAGTCCATATACCGTTAGGAGAGCCCTTGAGAACACAGCTGTTCCCATAGGTGATCTACCTGAGGATAAGTTATCCACTGGACAAGGCCTTATGCAAGTTGACAA GGCTTTTGAATATATAAAGAAGTGTCAAAACTTTCCGTGTGTTAGATATCAAATAAATATCCAGCAAAGTGGAAAAACAT ATCCTTCATCACGCGGCATCTATCTTCGGGAGGCTAGTGTTTGCCGACAATCTACAGAG TGGATAGTTCAAGTtgatgcaaaatttcatgaaGATGCCAGCAACTTTGAGGATTTGGTTCCATTTGAGGAGTGTATTGAATTGCGTTCTACTGAACCAGCAGTTGTGAAGGTCCCTGACTATTTGCTGCTCATTCATAATGGCCGTACCTTCAA TGTAGTTGTTGATCCTTCCAATCTAGGTGATGGTCTTCATTATTATGAGGTCTATGGTATTGACTGCAAAGCACCATGGCGTGGTCCTCTTTTTAGAATACCAATTACCATAACCAAGCCCCATGCTGTAACTAGTCAGCCTCCAAGAGTTTCATTTTCGAAGATGATATTCCAGCCAG GCCATATTGAAAGAAGATACATAGAAGTGCCGCACGGTGCTTCTTGGGTTGAAGCAACAATGAAAACTTCTGGTTTTGATACGGCTCGAAAATTTTATGTGGACGCTGTTCAG ATATGCCCACTTCAAAGACCTCTGTCATGGGAAAAAGTGGTATCCTTTCCTTCTCCTGTCACCAAAACCTTTGCCTTTAAGGTTGTAAGCGGTCAAACATTGGAACTAGTCATTTCTCAATTTTGGTCAAGTGGGATAGGGAGTGATGAGACTGCCATTGTGGATTTCGAG GTTGTATTTCACGGTATAAAAGTCAACAAAGAAGAAGTCACACTTGATGGTAGTGAAGGACCAGTAAGAATTGATGCTGAAACATTATTGGCATCGGAGGAACTTACACCAACAGCAGCTTTAAATAAG ATTAGGGTTCCATATCGACCAGTGGATTCTAAGATTAGTGCACTTTCAACAGACCGTGACAAACTCCCCTCTGGAAAGCAGATACTGGCACTGATTTTGAC CTACAAGATCAAATTGGAAGATGGAGCTGAAGTAAAACCTCATATACCATTGCTCAATGGCCGGATATATGATAATAAATTTGAGTCACAATTTTATGTCATTTCTGATTTGAACAAG CGTGTATATTCAACTGGTGATGTCTATCCAAGCTCTTCAAAGCTTCCCAAGGGAGAATACAATTTACAGCTATATTTGAG GCATGACAATGTGCAAATTCTGGAAAAGATAAGGAATTTGGAGTTATTCATTGAGCAAAATTTGGAAGACAAG GAAATCATTCAGCTATCCTTTTTCTCTCAACCTGATGGCCCAGTGATTGGAAATGGCTCCTTTAAATCGTCATTCTTATTTCCAGG TATAAAAGAAGGATTTTATCTGGGTCCACCACCGAAAGATAAGCTTCCCAAG AATTCTACACAAGGTTCTGTATTGTTAGGGGCAATTTCGTATGGGAAACTGTCATTTTCTGAGGGGGAGAATAAAAATCCAGAAAAGCACCCTGCATCATATCAACTATCTTACGTAGTGCCCCCGAATAAG attgaagaagacaagGGAAAAGGTTCTTCCAAATCTTCCAAGAAGACTGTTTCTGAACGTTTGACAGAAGAG GTAAGAGAGGCAAAAATACATGTGCTAGGAAGCCTTAAGCAAGAAACTGATGAAGAGCGCTCACAGTGGGAAGAGCTAGCTGCCTCTCTTAAA TCAGAATATCCAAAATACACTCCACTGCTTGCAAAGATTTTGGAAGGTTTGGTTTCTAGGACTGATGTCAAGGACAAAATTGATCATGATGAAAAG GTGATTGATGCAGCAAATGAGGTGATTGACAGTATAGACAGGGAAGAATTAGCAAAATTTTTTGCACTGAAAAATGATCCAGAAGATGAAGCAGAG GATATCAGGAAAAAGATGCAAACAACCCGTGACCAGTTAGCAGAGGCATTGTATCAGAAGGGGCTTGCGCTGGCAGAAATAGAGTCTTTAAAG GAGGGAGATACAGAAGGTGCAAAGAAAGACGAGGACACGAGTGGTGACCAATCTACACATGATCCAGACTTGTTTGAAGAGAATttcagagaattgaagaaatggGTTGATGTCAAGTCCCCAAAATATGGAATCCTGTTAGTAACGCGCGAGAAGCGTGCTCAAAGGCTTGGTACAGCATTGAAG GCACTCTTGGACCTAATTCAAGATGATCCAGAGCCTGCTAAGAAGAAATTCTATGAACTGAAGCTGTCTTTGGTTGAAGAGATTGGATGGACACATTGGGCAACATATGAAAGAGAATGGATGCTTGTCCGTTTCCCTCCAACCTTGCCCCTCTTCTAA
- the LOC107490858 gene encoding cytokinin hydroxylase-like: MEILVLLYGALALAILKLSFSWWISPFKTHQKLKTCGFGGPPPSFPLGNIQEIKKKNTNTLNSSSTLNSSTTTTTHDIHATVFPYFSRWQNSHGKVFIYWLGTEPFLYIAEPEFLKKMSSEVVAKKWGKPNVFKNDRKPMFGNGLIMVEGNEWFHHRHVVAPSFSPINLKAMASMMKESTEQMMERWITQINSSNREIDVEKEIIATAGEIIATTSFGMKDQKAREICEKLRELQMILFKTTRYVGVPFGKWFNTKKTLEAWKLGKEIDKLLLHVITNRKDSNNKEKDQKEDLLGLLLEANRKVDEKLGKTLSTRQLVDECKTFFFAGHETTALAISWTLFLLAVHEDWQIQLRDEIREVVGDNREIDTNALSSLKKMKWVMNEAVRLYPPAPNVQRQVREDIKVDNNFTVPSGTNIWIDVVGMHHDPTLWGDDVNEFRPERFMDDVNGGCNHKMGYLPFGFGGRMCVGRSLSFMEYKIVLTLLLSRFSFKLSPTYQHQPSIMLSLRPTHGIPLIVETLI, translated from the exons ATGGAGATTTTAGTGCTACTATATGGTGCACTTGCCTTGGCAATCTTGAAATTAAGCTTTTCATGGTGGATTTCACCCTTCAAAACACATCAAAAACTCAAAACATGTGGGTTTGGAGGTCCACCCCCAAGTTTCCCACTTGGAAACattcaagaaattaaaaagaagaacACTAATACACTcaattcttcttctactttaaactcatcaaccaccaccaccacccatGATATACACGCCACCGTGTTCCCCTACTTTTCTCGGTGGCAAAATTCTCATG GGAAGGTGTTTATCTATTGGCTGGGTACCGAACCATTTTTGTACATTGCGGAGCCTGAGTTCTTGAAGAAAATGTCCTCAGAGGTTGTAGCAAAAAAATGGGGAAAACCGaatgtttttaaaaatgataGAAAACCCATGTTTGGGAATGGTTTAATTATGGTTGAAGGAAATGAATGGTTTCATCACCGCCATGTTGTGGCCCCTTCATTCTCTCCCATTAATTTGAAG GCAATGGCAAGTATGATGAAGGAGTCCACAGAGCAAATGATGGAGAGGTGGATTACCCAAATTAACTCCAGCAACCGCGAAATCGACGTCGAGAAGGAGATCATAGCGACAGCAGGAGAGATCATAGCAACAACAAGCTTTGGCATGAAAGACCAAAAAGCAAGAGAAATATGTGAAAAGCTAAGAGAATTACAAATGATACTTTTCAAGACAACAAGATATGTTGGTGTCCCATTTGGCAAATGGTTCAACacaaagaaaaccctagaagcATGGAAACTAGGGAAGGAGATTGACAAGCTCTTGTTGCATGTCATAACAAACCGAAAGGATTCaaacaacaaagaaaaggaTCAAAAAGAAGATTTATTAGGGTTGTTGCTTGAAGCTAATAGAAAAGTTGATGAGAAATTAGGGAAGACATTGAGCACAAGACAACTTGTGGATGAGTGCAAGACTTTCTTTTTTGCTGGCCATGAAACAACGGCATTGGCTATTTCTTGGACTTTGTTTTTATTAGCTGTTCATGAAGATTGGCAAATCCAATTAAGAGATGAGATTAGAGAAGTGGTGGGTGATAATAGAGAGATTGACACTAATGCCCTTTCTAGCTTGAAAAAG ATGAAGTGGGTAATGAATGAAGCTGTGAGGCTTTATCCACCAGCACCAAATGTTCAAAGGCAAGTAAGAGAGGACATTAAAGTTGATAATAATTTCACAGTGCCAAGTGGTACCAACATATGGATTGATGTTGTGGGAATGCATCATGATCCAACTCTATGGGGAGATGATGTGAATGAGTTTAGGCCAGAGAGGTTCATGGATGATGTCAATGGTGGATGCAACCACAAGATGGGGTACTTGCCATTTGGATTTGGAGGGAGAATGTGTGTTGGTAGGAGCTTGTCATTCATGGAGTATAAGATTGTGTTAACCCTACTTCTCTCTAGGTTTAGCTTCAAACTCTCACCAACTTATCAACATCAACCTTCTATCATGCTCTCCCTTAGGCCCACTCATGGAATTCCTCTCATAGTTGAAACCctaatttag